One genomic region from Marinobacter szutsaonensis encodes:
- the nifJ gene encoding pyruvate:ferredoxin (flavodoxin) oxidoreductase, with translation MAFQTLDGNEAVASVAYRLSESIAIYPITPASVMGEHADDWAALGRPNLWGQVPGVVEMQSEAGAAGAMHGALQAGSLVTTFTASQGLLLMLPNLYKIAGELSPFCMHVAARSVATHALSIFCDHSDVMGARGTGFALLASGSVQEAQDLAAIGHAVTLESRVPVLHFFDGFRTSHEISKITALSDEELQALVPHEGVEAHRNRRMTPDRPVVRGTSQNPDAFFQSREAVNPFYQAFPERLETVMDRFADITGRRYQLFEYVGHPEAERVVMLMGSGAECAHETVEWLMAQGEKVGVLKVRLFRPFATDRFLAALPNTVEHLAVLDRTKEPGAQGEPLLLEVSGALMEAWARGERQILPRVIGGRYGLSSREFTPAMVCAVFDELKADQPKTRFTVGVRDDVTRLSLEVDSELDIESPETRRALFFGLGADGTVSSNKASIKILGEGTDLFAQGHFVYDSKKSGATTVSHLRFGPLPIRSSYQIRKAQFVAIHAPQFLERFDVLEHAAEGATVLLNVPWSKDEVWDRLSVEVQQLLVERKARLYVIDAAEVAEKAGLERRINTVMQVCFFALADILPKDEAIARIKDAIRETWGRRGPEVVRRNVEAVDSALAHLYEVSVPDKVTATRTRPPRVPEDAPDFVQKVTRLLLEGQGDKLPVSAFPPDGTWPTGTSQFEKRSIAQEIPIWESDLCVQCNFCAMICPHTAITAKVFEPEAARNGPETFETVPETHTSELEGLDYRLQVAPEDCTGCGLCVEVCPAKDRTRPKRKAINMQPLEEHREVEAENLKFFRSLPDVPRDRIPRDFKSLPLLIPLFEYSGACAGCGETPYIRLLTQLLGDRLLIANATGCSSIYGGNLPTTPYTVNADGRGPTWNNSLFEDAAELGLGMRLGLNKLVGRARQLLDGLRDRLPQGLYGDLTGPCATLDELAMAARRKAVARLRDWLADQQQSAEVQELASLADELCPKSVWVIGGDGWAYDIGYGGLDHALASGQNLKLLVLDTEVYSNTGGQQSKATPLGAIAKFAAAGKETRKKDLGLLAMSYGHVYVAQIAMQSHSNQTTRALQEAESFDGPALIIAHSPCIAHGYDLVHSPAQQKRAVDSWAWPIYRFDPRRIDEGLPPLQLDSARQKVPMKTYMQEEARFRMLELRDPERYEKLVAAATEAAHDQRELYKQLAGIHFEPHEDPESGEGEGESHD, from the coding sequence ATGGCGTTCCAGACCCTTGATGGCAACGAAGCTGTGGCCTCGGTGGCCTATCGCTTGAGCGAATCCATTGCCATCTATCCGATTACCCCGGCTTCGGTGATGGGCGAACATGCCGATGATTGGGCCGCGCTGGGCCGGCCCAATCTCTGGGGCCAGGTGCCCGGAGTGGTGGAAATGCAGTCCGAGGCAGGTGCCGCCGGAGCAATGCACGGTGCCTTGCAGGCGGGTTCGTTGGTGACCACCTTCACCGCCTCCCAGGGGCTGCTGTTGATGCTGCCCAACCTGTACAAGATCGCCGGCGAGCTCTCGCCTTTCTGTATGCATGTGGCTGCCCGCAGTGTGGCCACCCATGCCTTGTCCATCTTTTGCGACCACTCCGATGTGATGGGTGCCCGGGGCACCGGCTTTGCCCTGCTGGCCTCGGGCTCGGTGCAGGAGGCCCAGGACCTGGCCGCCATTGGCCATGCGGTAACGCTGGAAAGCCGGGTGCCTGTATTGCACTTCTTTGATGGCTTCCGCACTTCCCATGAAATTTCCAAGATTACGGCGCTGAGTGACGAAGAACTGCAAGCGCTGGTGCCTCATGAAGGCGTTGAAGCTCACCGAAATCGCCGCATGACCCCGGACCGGCCGGTAGTGCGGGGCACATCCCAGAACCCGGATGCCTTTTTCCAGTCAAGGGAAGCCGTCAATCCCTTCTATCAGGCGTTCCCGGAGCGACTGGAAACCGTGATGGACCGGTTTGCGGATATTACTGGCCGGCGGTACCAGTTGTTTGAATATGTGGGCCACCCCGAGGCAGAGCGCGTGGTTATGCTGATGGGCTCCGGCGCCGAATGCGCCCATGAAACCGTCGAATGGCTGATGGCGCAGGGCGAAAAAGTGGGTGTGCTCAAGGTGCGCCTGTTCCGGCCTTTTGCCACCGACCGTTTCCTGGCGGCTCTGCCCAACACCGTGGAGCATCTGGCGGTGCTTGACCGGACCAAGGAGCCCGGGGCCCAGGGCGAGCCACTGTTGCTGGAGGTCAGCGGGGCGCTGATGGAAGCCTGGGCCCGGGGCGAGCGGCAGATCCTGCCCCGGGTAATCGGTGGCCGCTATGGCCTGTCCTCCCGGGAGTTTACCCCCGCCATGGTCTGTGCCGTTTTCGACGAACTGAAGGCCGACCAACCGAAAACCCGCTTTACCGTCGGTGTCCGCGACGATGTCACCCGGCTGTCACTGGAGGTGGATAGCGAGCTCGATATCGAGTCCCCGGAAACGCGTCGGGCTCTGTTCTTCGGCCTGGGCGCCGATGGTACGGTCAGCAGTAACAAGGCCAGCATCAAGATCCTGGGCGAGGGCACGGACCTGTTTGCCCAGGGCCATTTTGTCTATGACTCCAAGAAATCCGGTGCCACCACGGTTTCCCATCTGCGGTTCGGCCCTTTGCCCATCCGCTCCAGTTACCAGATCCGCAAGGCCCAGTTCGTGGCGATTCACGCACCCCAGTTTCTCGAGCGCTTCGATGTCCTGGAGCATGCGGCCGAGGGGGCAACGGTACTGCTGAATGTCCCCTGGTCAAAGGATGAGGTCTGGGACCGCTTGTCGGTCGAAGTCCAGCAGTTGCTGGTAGAACGCAAGGCCCGCCTCTATGTCATCGACGCCGCGGAAGTGGCGGAGAAAGCCGGGCTGGAACGGCGCATCAACACGGTCATGCAGGTGTGCTTCTTTGCCCTGGCCGATATCCTGCCGAAGGACGAGGCCATCGCCCGCATCAAGGACGCGATCCGTGAGACCTGGGGCCGTCGCGGGCCGGAGGTGGTGCGCCGCAACGTGGAGGCGGTGGATTCTGCCCTGGCTCACCTGTATGAAGTATCGGTACCGGACAAGGTGACGGCGACCCGCACCCGACCGCCCCGGGTACCGGAGGATGCGCCGGATTTTGTCCAGAAGGTGACCCGGCTGCTGCTGGAAGGGCAGGGTGACAAACTGCCGGTCAGTGCGTTTCCACCGGACGGCACCTGGCCAACCGGCACCAGCCAGTTCGAGAAGCGCTCCATCGCGCAGGAAATTCCGATCTGGGAGTCCGATCTGTGCGTGCAGTGCAACTTCTGCGCGATGATCTGCCCCCATACCGCGATTACCGCCAAGGTCTTTGAGCCGGAGGCGGCGCGCAACGGGCCGGAGACGTTCGAGACCGTTCCCGAAACCCACACGTCGGAACTGGAGGGTCTGGATTACCGGCTGCAGGTGGCGCCGGAGGACTGCACCGGCTGCGGTTTGTGCGTGGAGGTGTGTCCCGCCAAAGATCGCACCCGGCCCAAACGCAAAGCGATCAACATGCAGCCTCTGGAAGAGCATCGCGAAGTTGAGGCGGAAAACCTGAAGTTCTTCCGTAGCTTGCCGGATGTCCCCAGGGACCGTATTCCCCGGGACTTCAAATCGTTGCCACTATTGATCCCGCTGTTCGAATATTCCGGTGCCTGCGCCGGCTGCGGCGAGACCCCCTACATCCGCCTGCTCACCCAGTTGCTGGGCGACCGCCTGCTGATTGCCAATGCCACCGGTTGCTCCTCCATTTACGGCGGCAACCTGCCCACCACACCGTATACGGTGAATGCTGACGGCCGCGGGCCGACCTGGAACAACTCGTTGTTCGAGGATGCCGCGGAACTGGGCCTGGGTATGCGCCTGGGATTGAACAAGTTGGTGGGCCGGGCCCGACAGCTGCTGGATGGTCTGCGGGATCGTCTGCCCCAGGGACTGTACGGCGACCTGACCGGCCCCTGCGCCACCCTCGACGAGTTGGCCATGGCGGCGCGGCGCAAGGCGGTCGCAAGATTACGTGACTGGCTGGCGGATCAACAACAAAGCGCCGAGGTACAGGAGCTGGCCAGCCTGGCTGATGAGCTGTGCCCCAAGAGCGTCTGGGTGATTGGGGGTGATGGCTGGGCCTATGACATCGGCTATGGTGGCCTGGACCATGCCCTGGCCTCCGGCCAGAACCTCAAACTGCTGGTGCTGGATACCGAGGTGTATTCCAATACCGGCGGCCAGCAGTCCAAGGCCACGCCCCTGGGAGCGATTGCCAAGTTTGCGGCCGCCGGCAAGGAAACCCGGAAAAAGGACCTGGGCTTGCTGGCCATGAGCTATGGCCATGTTTACGTGGCCCAGATTGCCATGCAGTCCCACAGCAACCAGACCACCAGAGCCCTGCAGGAGGCCGAAAGTTTTGATGGCCCCGCCCTGATCATTGCCCACAGCCCCTGCATCGCCCATGGCTACGACCTGGTGCATTCGCCGGCACAGCAAAAACGGGCGGTGGACAGCTGGGCCTGGCCGATTTACCGCTTCGATCCCCGACGTATTGACGAGGGCCTGCCGCCCCTGCAGCTGGATTCGGCACGTCAGAAAGTCCCCATGAAAACCTACATGCAGGAGGAGGCCCGCTTCCGCATGTTGGAACTGCGGGACCCGGAAAGGTACGAAAAGCTGGTGGCAGCCGCCACAGAGGCGGCGCACGACCAACGGGAACTCTACAAACAACTGGCGGGCATCCATTTCGAGCCTCACGAAGACCCGGAATCTGGTGAGGGGGAGGGGGAATCACATGACTGA
- a CDS encoding universal stress protein produces the protein MTVERSGTGAPDTLQVVACIDGSEAALAVCDYAAWASSRMGDPLMLLHVLDEEKYPARTDMTGSIGLGSREQLQEELVNLDQQRSKLALKHGHLMLDEAEKRVLAAGIGKVAKRQRHDELAGSLVELEPEARLFVMGLHGETSAAAGRHVGSQLETVIRSVHRPVFLVPDEFEAPKSAMLAFDGSPTAFRSIELLAGTPVFKGMPLHLVMVGSDTEEHRAQLKRAEEALKDQGMDLHLAIRQGDVEQTLHAYQEEHDIDVLIMGAYGHSRIRRFLVGSTTTRMLETARKPLVILR, from the coding sequence ATGACCGTTGAAAGATCAGGGACCGGCGCTCCGGATACCCTCCAGGTGGTGGCCTGTATCGACGGCTCCGAAGCGGCCCTGGCGGTTTGTGACTACGCTGCCTGGGCCAGTTCCCGAATGGGCGATCCCCTGATGCTGTTGCACGTGCTGGATGAGGAAAAATACCCGGCCCGCACCGATATGACCGGCAGCATCGGGCTCGGTAGCCGGGAGCAACTGCAGGAGGAGCTGGTCAATCTGGATCAGCAGCGCAGCAAGCTCGCGCTCAAGCATGGCCATCTGATGCTGGACGAAGCCGAAAAGCGGGTGCTGGCAGCGGGTATCGGCAAGGTGGCCAAACGCCAGCGCCATGATGAGCTGGCAGGTTCGTTGGTGGAACTGGAGCCCGAGGCGAGGCTGTTCGTCATGGGCCTGCATGGGGAGACCAGTGCCGCTGCCGGTCGTCATGTCGGCAGCCAGTTGGAGACCGTGATCCGCAGCGTGCACCGGCCTGTTTTTCTGGTTCCGGACGAATTCGAGGCGCCGAAAAGCGCCATGCTGGCGTTCGATGGCAGCCCGACGGCGTTCCGAAGCATCGAGTTGCTGGCCGGAACGCCGGTGTTCAAGGGCATGCCGTTGCATCTGGTGATGGTCGGCTCCGATACCGAAGAACACCGGGCCCAGCTAAAGCGGGCAGAGGAAGCGCTGAAGGACCAGGGTATGGATCTGCACCTTGCCATCCGGCAGGGCGATGTGGAGCAGACACTGCACGCCTACCAGGAGGAGCACGACATAGATGTGCTGATCATGGGCGCCTATGGCCACTCCCGTATCCGCCGGTTCCTGGTGGGCAGCACCACCACCCGTATGCTGGAGACTGCCAGGAAACCGTTGGTGATTCTGCGCTGA
- a CDS encoding SulP family inorganic anion transporter: protein MLSSIRNNWFSNVRGDLLAGIVVALALIPEAIAFSIIAGVDPKVGLYASFCIAVVIAFVGGRPGMISAATGAMALLMVTLVKEHGLEYLLAATLLTGVFQIIAGYLKLGALMRFVSRSVVTGFVNALAILIFMAQLPELTNVTWHVYAMTAAGLAIIYLFPLVPVVGKVLPSPLVCIISLTAVAMILGLDIRTVGDMGELPDTLPVFLWPDVPLNLETLMIILPYSLGLAVVGLLESMMTATIVDDLTDTTSDRNRECKGQGVANIGAGLLGGMAGCAMIGQSIINIKSGGRTRLSTFTAGAFLLVMVLVLDQWLVQIPMAALVAVMIMVSIGTFSWESIRNLREHPLSTNIVMVVTVIVVVATHNLAFGVLAGVLLAALFFANKVGHYMLVRSDYDEASDTRRYNVVGQVFFSSSEKFIESFDFKEAVDNVVIDLSRAHFWDITAVAALDKVVVKFRREGADVEVVGLNEASATIVDRFGVHDKPDAVERLMAH from the coding sequence ATGCTCAGCAGTATACGAAACAACTGGTTCTCCAATGTTCGCGGCGATCTGCTCGCCGGTATCGTGGTGGCCCTTGCCCTGATTCCGGAGGCCATCGCCTTCTCCATCATTGCAGGTGTGGACCCGAAAGTGGGTCTTTATGCTTCCTTCTGTATTGCTGTGGTGATCGCGTTTGTGGGCGGTCGCCCCGGGATGATTTCAGCCGCCACCGGCGCCATGGCGTTGCTGATGGTCACGCTGGTGAAAGAGCACGGCCTCGAATACCTGCTCGCCGCGACCCTGCTCACGGGGGTGTTCCAGATTATTGCAGGCTACCTCAAGCTGGGGGCACTGATGCGCTTTGTCTCCCGCTCGGTGGTGACCGGGTTCGTCAACGCTCTGGCGATCCTGATCTTCATGGCCCAGTTGCCCGAACTGACCAATGTCACCTGGCATGTCTACGCCATGACCGCTGCGGGTCTGGCGATCATCTACCTGTTTCCGCTGGTTCCGGTGGTCGGCAAGGTCCTGCCGTCACCGCTGGTGTGCATCATCTCGCTCACCGCGGTTGCAATGATCCTGGGCCTGGATATCCGCACCGTGGGCGATATGGGTGAACTGCCCGATACCCTGCCGGTGTTCCTGTGGCCGGATGTGCCGCTCAACCTCGAGACGCTGATGATTATCCTGCCGTATTCCCTGGGGCTTGCCGTGGTTGGCCTGCTGGAATCCATGATGACCGCGACCATCGTGGACGACCTGACCGACACCACCAGCGACCGTAATCGCGAATGCAAGGGCCAGGGTGTCGCCAACATCGGGGCCGGGCTGCTTGGTGGCATGGCCGGTTGCGCGATGATTGGTCAGTCCATCATCAACATCAAATCCGGTGGCCGTACCCGGCTCTCCACCTTCACCGCCGGTGCTTTCCTGCTGGTCATGGTTCTGGTGCTGGACCAGTGGCTGGTCCAGATACCCATGGCGGCGCTGGTGGCGGTGATGATCATGGTGTCGATCGGTACCTTCAGCTGGGAGTCCATCAGGAATCTCCGGGAGCACCCGCTTTCAACCAACATCGTGATGGTGGTTACCGTGATTGTGGTGGTGGCGACGCACAACCTGGCCTTCGGTGTACTGGCTGGCGTGCTTCTGGCGGCCCTGTTCTTCGCCAACAAGGTGGGCCACTACATGCTGGTGAGGTCGGACTATGACGAAGCGAGCGATACCCGACGCTACAACGTGGTGGGGCAGGTGTTCTTCAGCTCTTCCGAGAAGTTCATCGAGTCCTTTGACTTCAAGGAAGCCGTCGACAATGTGGTGATCGACCTCAGTCGGGCTCATTTCTGGGATATCACCGCCGTGGCGGCGCTGGACAAGGTGGTGGTCAAGTTCCGCCGGGAAGGTGCCGATGTCGAGGTGGTTGGCCTGAACGAGGCCAGTGCCACCATCGTTGACCGCTTTGGCGTGCACGACAAGCCAGATGCTGTCGAACGTTTGATGGCCCACTAA
- a CDS encoding dihydroorotate dehydrogenase-like protein codes for MTDLTTRWLGLDLHSPLVVGASPLTDDLDALKACVGAGAGAVVMHSLFEEQLVAEQMAAHRFIDSRINMDAEARSFFPGSEMFEMGSGSYLKRLERLQGALDVPVIASLNGISPGGWIQHARELENAGASAIELNLYDLATDPADTAATLEQRQLDVVRSVVKQVSIPVSVKLSPFYSALPAFVAGVEATGARGLVLFNRFYQPDIDLDQLTLSRELVLSSSAELPLRLHAVAMLFNRTGLEMAVSGGVHTGDDAAKALLSGATVVQVVSALLAEGPKALARISDAMSRRLRGMGYNTLSEARGALSLDNAPDSHTWERLNYARLLHGWH; via the coding sequence ATGACTGACCTGACAACCCGGTGGCTCGGGCTGGACCTGCATTCGCCCCTGGTGGTGGGGGCAAGCCCGTTGACCGATGATCTTGATGCCCTGAAGGCCTGTGTCGGTGCCGGCGCCGGTGCCGTGGTGATGCACTCACTGTTCGAAGAGCAGCTCGTGGCGGAGCAGATGGCGGCCCATCGCTTTATCGATTCCCGGATCAATATGGACGCCGAGGCGCGCTCGTTCTTTCCCGGCTCGGAAATGTTCGAGATGGGCTCCGGCAGTTACCTCAAGCGGCTGGAACGATTGCAGGGTGCGCTGGATGTTCCCGTGATTGCCTCGCTCAATGGCATTTCCCCCGGCGGCTGGATCCAGCATGCGAGGGAACTGGAGAACGCCGGTGCGTCCGCCATCGAACTCAATCTCTACGATCTGGCCACGGACCCTGCCGATACGGCGGCAACGCTGGAACAGCGGCAGCTGGATGTGGTGCGTTCGGTGGTGAAGCAGGTGTCGATTCCGGTGAGCGTCAAGCTGTCACCGTTCTATTCGGCCTTACCCGCCTTTGTGGCGGGTGTGGAAGCCACCGGCGCCCGAGGACTGGTACTGTTCAACCGTTTCTATCAGCCGGACATCGATCTGGACCAGCTGACCCTGAGCCGGGAACTGGTTCTGTCCAGTAGTGCGGAATTGCCCCTGCGATTGCACGCGGTGGCCATGCTGTTCAATCGCACGGGACTGGAAATGGCGGTCTCCGGTGGTGTCCATACCGGTGACGATGCCGCCAAGGCTTTGCTGTCCGGCGCCACCGTGGTCCAGGTGGTGTCCGCCTTGCTGGCGGAGGGGCCGAAGGCCCTGGCCCGGATCAGCGATGCCATGAGCCGACGGTTGCGCGGGATGGGCTACAACACCCTGTCCGAGGCCCGGGGTGCCCTGTCACTGGATAACGCGCCTGATTCACACACCTGGGAGCGCCTGAACTACGCCCGCCTGTTACACGGCTGGCACTGA